The Diachasmimorpha longicaudata isolate KC_UGA_2023 chromosome 2, iyDiaLong2, whole genome shotgun sequence genome segment TCTTTAAATTTGTCCGATGTTCGAGTGTGAGTGAAACACTTAACTGTTGGGATGTACAAATTTTGCGAGGACCTGGATCTGGAGGAATTGCCGGAATCGGTCTACCGAGAGCTAGTGGATGAGCTCAATGTTAATGATAATTGGGTTCATTTGGGGAATTACGTAGCGCAGCGCCTGGAACTCAGGTAAAGCAGTTTGAATTGAGTTGGTTGTGTTGTGGGGTAGGTGGAGGACGATTAATTAAGGTGAGATTGTACAGGCCAGGATGGGTCAAGTCTCTGGAGGGCAGGGGAGCCAGCAGGGGAAAAGAATCGCCAGCCGATGATTTACTGTACCAATTGAACATTAGACTGTGTACAGTTGGAATCTTGGGGGATTTGATGGAAGATTGCGGACTTTTGAGGGCGTTATCAACATTGAGAGAGACAGGTAATTATGTGAGGATCccttattaataaataattaaggaaaaactccCGGCCGGCAATGTTGCTCATCAAGCCTATGGTAGAtttagaaatattaaaaaaatgatgaaattgaaattgtcaAACACGTGTTCGgagaatattcaaatttttatcgtcAATCTACACATTATGAAACATTAGCTCccttttaatgaataaatgaatgaataatgatTATGACTAGGGTCCAGAAACCTCTTCACGCACGTGCGAAGCGTATGAATTAGTTATTATTGATCCTCGAGTTTCTTAAATTATAATGAGTTTGCTATGAAGAAGGATTTAtgcataatttaaaaaattgagacaaTGATGTATCCACTGAAAGGTCTTGtgtatatttaaataaactaTTAGACTATTTTAACGATCTTTTTGGTAAATGGAGACATCAACCACTTCTCCTAAATATTTATGCCCCAAATAATCAAAACGACCCAGGTTGCTTCATGGGCGATATATTTGTGAAAATCAATGGCGCGGAGTTGGGAATTCAAAGTTTGCTTTTAtagattataattaattacgacTTATGAATGAATATGATTAATGACTTGTATACTTACAGAACCTTTGACCATCACGAGGCACCCGAATTTCCCGTCTCAAGAAGTCAAAGTATCCAtgggtaaaaaaattcagttgatCTGTGAAGCAACAGGCCTCCCACCTCCCTCCTACACTTGGCACCACGGCGATTCAATTCTGCCTAACGAAGGAGGGAGAGAACTGACTTTAGAAATAACTACGGAGGACCAGGAGGGTGAATACAGGTGTTTAGTGACTCAGGTTGACAtcgagggaaaaattattgatcaaCTGGTCTCCGAATCGGTTTATGTCGCCGTCAACTCAACTCCAGTTGTTGTTCAATGCCAGCCATCACCTTtcgtagaaatgaaaaaagggAAATCCCTGGTTTTATCCTGCAAAGTCAAAAGTCACCCAGAACCGATTTATCAGTGGTTCAGAGATAATACGAAATTAGAGATGCAGACGTCGAGTGTATTGAAAGTATgggcaaaataattaatttcaattgtttggcagttgattttacaattaattCTAATTGCATTTACTGCAGGAATTTATCTTGGGATtttaggaggaaaaaattttatcccaCAACTTCCTcctgatattaaaaaaaaaaatacgaaaaaattccacaacACTTTCATAAAATGACCCGTAAAAGTACAaatcttcaaattttcaatcaacacatttcaatatatttatcgttttttttatttaattctgcAGATTGACAACTTCGACGCAAACGACGAGGGAAAATATTACTGTTATATTAAAAATCCAGTTAGCGAAGTCTGCACTGAAAGAGCTACTGTTATTGTAAGTATAAGTGAAGTTGAGAACTTGTTTCGTAATGAGTTTGATTTCCCCGATTTTCGCGATAAAATCTTTCAGATGGAGATGCCAAGAGAAAAAGCAACGGTCAAAATTGCATTATTAATTGCCAACGAAGATTATGACCATCACGACAGACTCAAGACTCCGAAGAATGACGTGGGAAAGCTCGCCAAGTTGCTTCACGAAATTGGATTCAAAGTTATTTGCTTCGCTAATCTGAATATTCAGCAGATGAAAAACGCCATGACTATTTTTTCTGCTGCTTTGTCCGAAGGAGCTTATGGTAATAAAAGTAAATCAACAATCTCATCACTGTTGACACTCATTACTTTTTTGCTCCTCAGGACTTTTTTATTTCGCTGGCCATGGTTTTAAGATGCAAGAAAGCTACGTGTTATCCGTGGATGCgccaaaaacatttttgagaAGCGACGCAATTTGTGAGAGTGAAATATTATCGATCATGATGCCGAAAGATCCTGCACTTCTGGCTGTCATTCTCGATACTTGTCAAACAGTCCCTcccaagtaaaaaaaaagatttatcCTCCAATAGTTTAATagttaaaaggaaaaaattataaagaagaatttttccatttttttagacTTCACGAATTGAACGAATTTATTCCTGATGTACGAatgcttttgaaaaattcaaatgtatTCATTCCAATCTATTCTTCTTTCGCTCTTAGAATGTTCATTGATGAGGAAacaggaaatttcaatttacacCGCTATGCATATTTGATTCCAGGGAATCAAATCCAGATATTCATAGAGAAATACCAAGAGTGAATGAGTATAGGGGCAGGAAGAACCTAAGGAATTTAATTCAAGCTTATTCGACGTCCAGCTATCGCCCTAGTTACGAAAGATCCAGCAATGAGAATGGGCTCTATGTTACTCATCTCAGTAAATTCATTACAAAGGATATTCCTGTGCAGAAGGTCTTCGAAGAAGTCGGAAGATGTAATTTTTGcacgaatttttatttttatacttttttacTTTTCAAATGTTCAATTGTGCTAGTCCTCAATTCCTTCATTTGCTTTCTATTCTTacgttttttattctttctacAGCTATAGACAGGTGGTTCAAAGGAAAAGAACGAAACCAAATTCCAATGTTTGCGTTGACGGTAACAAAACCCTATCGATTGACGGACAGTATTTATGCAAGTAATTATCTAAAAATCTGATCATTTATCGAACCTACAATTACCATATTCTCCGTGAAATAaagattattaaaattatttcagagaATTCGTTTCTGGAGCCTTCGAAATTGGATCAATTATTGAGCTTCCcctcgagaaaaatcgaaatttcgtTCCAACAAAGTGGAATCACCTGTCAGGTCCAGGTATCTCCCTACCTCAAGCCCTTCAGCAACATTATAAAACTTTCATTTGATGTCGCGGACGATTTATCAGTGAGTCTTTATAATTTGGTTCCAATAGAGCCAAACAATTTATTCCGAacgaaaatcaatgaattctgGATTCATAATCCTCAAAGGAATAAGGTCAGTTGGTTAAAACGAATCGTGCTGATGTAATAAAATACGAAGATATCTGAATGCTTTGATTCGATTGTTCTCAGGGTCCGCTGGCGATATTCATCGAACGAGATGGGAATCGAGTGGGTGCTTCAGCCCTCAAATTAATGGATTACGTACCTAAGATCCTTCAAAACTTATGAACATTCtttaaaatctttttttctgTGCTGCCCCACGACTCCTTGTCTGACCAAGTTGACCTCACGCATTTGCCAAACTCGTGAACTTGCGAATAACTATAGAAATGTTCTCTCGTGGGCAGTTGCGTTTGGGTGGTTTTCCTCTTCCCCACACGAGTAAACTTGTACTCGAAATGAGAAGAAACACGTGGAGAATATTTGTCAaacaaaaatgtattttacaatttattaaaCAGACGAATCTTGAAGTGTTATTTATCGCTAATTATTACCATTTTTGGTGATTGTAAGTATTATGAAGAGCTGATTATTTCtgcaaaaatcaaataattataaagttatttttaataaaaaattgaacgaaaTAAAAAGCATGGAGTGAAATAACTGTAGGAGCTGTTTACTTACGTATGCCAGGAGCATGACTTGGTTACACAAATTAACAATCCAAGGTTCATCCGTGCCATTGGTAAAATCTTTGATAAATCTATAAtttaagagaaatattttatctcgATACTCCGGCATCAGTCCCATTTGCAATGGgggattgatatttttttctatcaactCTTTCAAACCCCTGAGGGAATAATACACCACGAGTATCTCAGCGTAAGCCTTCTTGTTGTCTGGAATAAAACGAACGATGAAAATGCTAATAAATGATACAATTCTTCTGCCTCACCTCCTTCTCCTTCGTAGAGCATTTGAACGGTGTAAGGGAACTGTCCATAAATATCTTCTTTTCTAACAGCAATGAGATCTTTTTGTGCTGGCGCTAGAGTACAAATTTTTTGTCTCAATTGCTGGATAACATCTGGAGTCACGAGTTCCTCCAGCGCCTCGTAGTTTTCTTTGCTTAGCAAATGGGATACTGTTTCAACTGCctgaataaaaatgtaaacactGAATTGGATGAAGTGgatgcaaaattgaattttgtaggAGAAAGGGttcctgaaaattttatgtaaaatcatgGCACATTCTGTAgggaaatcaatgaaaaattggctCCCTATACTTAACATCACAATTGCCACGTTTATTCATACTACTACTTTAACTTGGTGGTTCCTGCTATTTAGTTACTCGCCTCCTccaaacaaaagaaaaacacAATCCCTTAGGAATCTCACTCATGAAGCccataattattttctcccaaatccaaaaaaatgattttcctaCTTGTTTCGAGGCTGCAATAAACTCCGATATTTCAAACGAGGGATCAAATCTCTTCAGATGTCGTTGAAGCTGGAAGGTACTCGAAATTGTCTTGAAAATCCCAGGCACCATAATCAAGTTGCCAGCCAAGGGTGGCAGAGTATTCTCTGGTGCTGGATCTTCTTTACTATCAATGCTGTAATACCTCTGGAGAGGTACCCCATTGATGGATCCCCCAAGTACCTTATTATAACAACACACATCACAACTACGAATTACTTCCTTCGTCTGTGATGAAAGAATCCTGCCGACTTGTTGAATTCTCGTCAATGACAAATTTTTACATATGTTAAAAAACATGGTATGCTACCAGGAAAAAACCTGGCATTATCCACCAAGAGTCCCGGTCTACTGCCAAAAAATCGTGTGGGTTTTCTAACCTCAAAAGAATCCCAAGACAAACTATCCAATGCTCAACAGAAAAGAATGATATCTCAATGACTTCTACAATTATCTctcataattttccaaattcgGCAGTGATTTAATTGAACTgatttatttcatcatttgATTATCAAATGCTGGATAAACGCCCGGGAAATTTTGaatagagaataattttttccaggcGCATTTCCATGCCGCGAACAATTGTAAAGTCCCCCTAAAACTGAAGTGCCCTTCTCCTGAAAAGGTGTATTCCTCCGCAGTTGTCATGACAACAGTTTACCGAGGGCACTATTTTCGGAAGTTCACTTGTCAGTTCTTCGGCCGGCGGGAGTTGCCGGTAACGTCCAAAACATCGTTGGCACCCGCGATTCGTCAATCGTGTTGAACATCATCGAGAGCTCAACGACGAGTCGCCCTTTATGCGTAAAAGTTCCCTCTCATCCCTTTGAGAATTGTAAAAAGTTGATTTGTTGAAAATCTGTGATTAATTTCTCATCAACAGTGCGCCGATAGCTACTATCGATTGATTCTCGGGTAGTTGCGTACAGAGAGCTGGAAACTGTTGCCAAGTGcttgaattattcatcgaAAATCGTTAAACGATGTGAGTAGAAAATGAAACAAGTGAAAAACTCAACTTTCCGCTTCAGATGGGGCGTGAGTGGTTGTGCAATTCATTCCCATTTGTTCACCATGAAaccgccatttttttcatcacctttACCTACCTCATTACAATCAATATCCCGTATCTAACTCGTGGGAGTAACCTTTCGTCGCTTGAAACATTAATTTAAGTTTCTAAAATTATTGCCATGGGTGTTGACATTGTTTCCAACGTCCAGGTACCACCACGAGAGGGATCATGGACGAGGAGGACGAGGCGGAGGAAACCAGAGAGGCCCTCGTGACATGAAATACGAGGGTAAACACGATAATCCCAGATTCGGGGGAAACAGGGGGGGAATGAGAGGTAAACAGCCTGGTAGTGCCTTGAAGAAGTTACAGTGGGATGTCAGGTCTCTCCAGCCCATCAAGAAGGACTTTTATGTGGAGCATCCAGCAGTCAAACACAGGTCTGGTTTCATTTAGATTGAACAAGTCAATTATTAGTCTGTAGCCAAAATCTCGTGAATTTCCATTAGAAATTGCAAACAGACTTTCAACGGTACTGAAGAACAGGAAGAGGgaagaaattgaattatttcagaCATTGAATTATCGATCGAAATAGGTCTCCCGAAGAAGTCAACAAGTTTCGACAAGCAAATGAGATCACGGTGATGGGTAAAGAAGTGCCAAATCCCATTCAGCATTTCGAGGAGGGTAATTTTCCACCCTACGTCATGCAGGGGATCAAGAGACAGGGGTACATTCATCCCACTGCCATTCAGGCTCAAGGATGGCCTGTTGCACTCAGTGGCAAGGATCTTGTTGCTATTGCTCAGACAGGCTCGGGGAAAACCCTTGGAGTAAGTTGAATATTCCGAaatagtaaggaagtttgaaagAATAGAAGAGAGAACTCTGATATCTCAAAACATTGATACAGCATATCAACTGCCTTTTCAGACGAATCCCATTCCCACAGGAATCGAATGGGATTCATAACAGGGAATAGTAGATGTGCTGAATAGACATATGAGATATgagttatttttttcgcaCCACAAGCTCACTTGTactaaacaaaaaattcatattcgCACCAGAACTCGTAGTAATAGAAAAAAGTTGGTagacaaaaatcaattatatCAAATAGTGGTTCTTCGATTGTTTTATTTCGTTCCACAAGCTCCCTCttacttttctatttttatttgcgTTCACCGGAAGattcgattgttttttttttattttccaatccTTTGTGATCAATTCTACTGAAATGTTCAATGGAGAATATCTGGCTTTTCAATATTTCGTCAATATTCTATTGAAGAAAATCCTTAGAATTCGATCTCACTATACAACTTGTTcgattgagaatttttcgataaaaattcctagGCTCCAtctttctcaatatttttttttcattcatgaagAAAATCATACAGAATGCACGGATCATTCAACGCGAGGGAATTCCATAGAAAATATCTCAATGGAACAATATGTATCCATGAATCGAATATCTTAATAGTTTCCACCCAAAGCGGTCAAGATCATAATTCCGATTGACTTAATACacgtgaaattttttgttaccaAGTATATCCTCCCTGCAATCGTTCACCTCATCAACCAACCCCGGCCAGGTCCAGGGGAAGGTCCAGTGGCACTTATCCTTGCACCCACCCGAGAGCTAGCACAACAGATCCAAGAAGTTGCCAATTACTTCGGTGAGACAGCATCAGTCAGGAATACTTGTATCTTCGGTGGAGCACCGAAAGGGCCTCAGGCCCAAGACCTCGAGCGGGGTGTGGAAATTTGCATTGCGACTCCAGGTCGTTTGATAGACTTCCTCGAGAAAGGCACAACAAATCTGCAACGCTGCACATATTTAGTTCTGGATGAGGCTGACAGAATGTTGGATATGGGATTTGAGCCGCAGATTCGCAAGATTATCGAGCAGATTCGTCCGGATCGGCAGATACTCATGTGGTCTGCCACGTGGCCGAAGGAGGTTCGATCACTGGCTGAAGACTTTCTGAATAATTATACACAGTTGAATATTGGGTCACTATCGCTATCAGCTAATCACAACATCATTCAGATCGTCGACGTCTGCCAGGAGTTCGAGAAAGATTTCAAGTTACAGAGACTCCTGCAGGAAATTGGAACTGAGAAGGAGAACAAAACCATTATATTCGTTGAGACCAAGAGGAAAGTTGATGATATCACGAGGAATATTAGACGCGATGGGTGGCAGGCTTTGAGTATCCATGGGGACAAAAATCAGCAGGAGAGGGATCATGTTTTGCAGGAGTTCAGGAGTGGGAGGACACCAATTCTGGTTGCCACTGATGTTGCTGCTAGGGGTTTAGGTGAGATTAAAAGAgtagaaatattatttcaaatttaaacattaaaaCTTGGAATAAACTCTAGGcgaaaattattatgaattgaatttatcgTCATCTAATGTTATCCACAACTGTTTACTGTTTGCCACAGATGTTGATGATGTTAAGTACGTCATTAACTTCGATTTCCCATCGTCCTCCGAGGATTACATTCACAGAATTGGGAGGACTGGGCGTCGAAGACAGACAGGAACAGCTTATGCATTTTTTACAACTCAGAATATGAAGCATGCAGGGGATTTGATCGAGGTTCTCAGAGAGGCTGGACAGACCATTAATCCAAGACTGAGTGAAATGGCCGAGATGGCCAAATCTGGTGGTTTCGCACGAGGTCCAAAACGTTTCAATTCGTCTGCAAATGGTGCAGAACGTCCAGCGAAACGCCCAGCTCCTAATGACTCCAGAATACAAGGAAATAGCAATCGACCTCGACCAGGTCCTGCTCGTGGTGGCATGCCCTATCACTCAAACATGAAGCCATATCCTCCATCAAATTATCCAGTGAAATCTGCAGGGGGACACAATCCTGGTTACGGATACAATCCCCAGAGAAATTACATGCAGAGCAATAATATCCAGGGTTACAATGGAGGAggcaatttttatggaaataattcACAGTATTGATGTGGAGTGTCGAGACTTCTACCTATTTCTTACATTTCGAAAATGAACGTTGTATCTTTATTCGGTATGTGAGGAGTGTTGCTCGTAGATTCGATGCACAATTCCTGTTGAATCTATAAgttattgattgaatattatttCTTTCTTCATTATCACCGTCTTACGTATGTGATCTCAAGGataatttcagtattttttagtTCAAACAGAGTTAGGAATAGATGTGTGGAGCTATCGTTTAGTGAGCGACCAGAAGCATTTGCTAGTCATTCTATTGATTTACGACGTCACTTGTTGATTGAAAAGAGTTTAAATTAATTCgtaaattgtcatttttattttctccaaatACGAATTAAACACTTCTGTGATTTCAGTATATAGACTATTCAGTTTGTTAAACAAACTATAAAGGCTCAATTGTATGacaaaatatggaaaattgagGTTGTCTGTAGATTTGATTAATTTActcatgaataaaaatacttggaaaattaaatactATTGCTTTATTATTGTTCaattggaaattaaaatttatatgaATCAAGTCAACAGCGTAAATATTAATACAATAATGATGCACTCTGAATAGTCTTTATCTTTTAAGTAGATTATTTGTTGACGCATAACGGATTATTCACCCAAATTATTGTATATTACGCAATTTTCTTCAACAGTTGTGCAATAATTTCGATATTGAATACGTTAAGATAtgaatttctagaaaaattaatttttgtatgaATTATATTGATACTCGATCGTATAAATAAAACATTACATGATTGAACTTTCGTCTACTGAGGGTTTACTGAGTATCTAATAAACAAAcataggtgaaaaaaaaaagaagagtttatttatttttaaattacaaCCTCGGTGCCGCCACAGCCCATCCCcacacttcattttttttaatgcttcGTGAGCCAATAGCACACTGGGCAAATTCGCACAACTCACCAGCTGCAGCCGAGAGGAAATGCCAAAATAAGAGAAATTACCTATTTTTCTTCCcttcaaaaattgaatatttctacGGATTGTAAATTCTTTAGTCAGTTATTGGCCAGTGATATGTGGCAATAGAGTAACAATCAAGATTGGAGGGACTATTTTTCGTCGTACGTTCGCCATTTACATCCTCCTGAACAGATTCCCTGGTGGACTCTCTGCGCGACGCTACAGTTACGTCTATCCCATCAGAGttatcaaatatttgataTAAACAAGGGACTACTTACGGATAAATCCGTCTCATCCTTACAGTAGAATCATGTGAGTATGGACAGTATGTTATTTTGTAGATTTAGGGTGGTTTCCGTGTGATGTGGCTGGCCTCGAATGATCCTAAACGCCATAGTGATCCTTCCTgatgtcagtatttttttccaaaaaactcATCACCAAGAGGGTTTCTCATAACAATCAATCATGCTGCCCCATGAATTTTACCTGGAGCCAATGGTGGGTGCATCATCATTTATCCGTCTCGAGATGTACTTAACCTCATTCCCAATCAAAACATATTCTGTGCATGCGTAATTGCACCACTATATTGTGGTATGACTtcatttcatcgatttttttcttctgtaatAACTTCATTCCTATTTTTTGCTTGTTGAAAGTTCTGCCGAAGTAGTGGGGGCATGTCCAATGCAATTTCACTTCAAGTGAAGTATTCATTAGTGAACTTATGAAATCAGATGAACCAATTCATCTGAGAGCAAACTTTTTTGTGAAATATCTGGAAGTTGGAGGAAAACGATTGAGCTCCAATGACAACATCttttttgcaattattttttccagaagAAATGTTTTTGCCTTTTAAATCTCGCTTAAAAGAAACCTTCAATCCACAGGGCATTCCGAGACAGAGATCGTAATGACCGTTCTCGTGGCGGTGGTAACCGCAGTTCAGGGCCATCAGGATCTCGATATGGCAATCGTGACCAGAACTCCCGCTTTTCAAACAATCGCGACAACTCTTCCTTCAGCAGTAACTCCTTCAAGAATCGTCAGCCAGGTGAACGTCTTCGCAAACCACGCTGGGACATGAACAGTCTCCAACCCTTCTCCAAGGACTTCTACCGACCTCACCCCAACGTCGTAGGCAGAAGCCCTCATGCAGTTGAGGCATATCGTTCAGCGAAAGAGATCACAGTTAAGGGAACTGGTGTCCCAAacccaaatatttatttcgagGAAGGAGGCTTTCCAGATTACGTTCTGACTGAGATCAGGAGACAAGGTTTCGGAGAACCCACAGCTATTCAAGCCCAAGGCTGGCCAATAGCTCTTTCTGGTCGAGATATGGTGG includes the following:
- the LOC135159764 gene encoding uncharacterized protein LOC135159764, translating into MYHHERDHGRGGRGGGNQRGPRDMKYEGKHDNPRFGGNRGGMRGKQPGSALKKLQWDVRSLQPIKKDFYVEHPAVKHRSPEEVNKFRQANEITVMGKEVPNPIQHFEEGNFPPYVMQGIKRQGYIHPTAIQAQGWPVALSGKDLVAIAQTGSGKTLGYILPAIVHLINQPRPGPGEGPVALILAPTRELAQQIQEVANYFGETASVRNTCIFGGAPKGPQAQDLERGVEICIATPGRLIDFLEKGTTNLQRCTYLVLDEADRMLDMGFEPQIRKIIEQIRPDRQILMWSATWPKEVRSLAEDFLNNYTQLNIGSLSLSANHNIIQIVDVCQEFEKDFKLQRLLQEIGTEKENKTIIFVETKRKVDDITRNIRRDGWQALSIHGDKNQQERDHVLQEFRSGRTPILVATDVAARGLDVDDVKYVINFDFPSSSEDYIHRIGRTGRRRQTGTAYAFFTTQNMKHAGDLIEVLREAGQTINPRLSEMAEMAKSGGFARGPKRFNSSANGAERPAKRPAPNDSRIQGNSNRPRPGPARGGMPYHSNMKPYPPSNYPVKSAGGHNPGYGYNPQRNYMQSNNIQGYNGGGNFYGNNSQY
- the LOC135159762 gene encoding mucosa-associated lymphoid tissue lymphoma translocation protein 1-like, translated to MYKFCEDLDLEELPESVYRELVDELNVNDNWVHLGNYVAQRLELRPGWVKSLEGRGASRGKESPADDLLYQLNIRLCTVGILGDLMEDCGLLRALSTLRETEPLTITRHPNFPSQEVKVSMGKKIQLICEATGLPPPSYTWHHGDSILPNEGGRELTLEITTEDQEGEYRCLVTQVDIEGKIIDQLVSESVYVAVNSTPVVVQCQPSPFVEMKKGKSLVLSCKVKSHPEPIYQWFRDNTKLEMQTSSVLKIDNFDANDEGKYYCYIKNPVSEVCTERATVIMEMPREKATVKIALLIANEDYDHHDRLKTPKNDVGKLAKLLHEIGFKVICFANLNIQQMKNAMTIFSAALSEGAYGLFYFAGHGFKMQESYVLSVDAPKTFLRSDAICESEILSIMMPKDPALLAVILDTCQTVPPKESNPDIHREIPRVNEYRGRKNLRNLIQAYSTSSYRPSYERSSNENGLYVTHLSKFITKDIPVQKVFEEVGRSIDRWFKGKERNQIPMFALTVTKPYRLTDSIYAKNSFLEPSKLDQLLSFPSRKIEISFQQSGITCQVQVSPYLKPFSNIIKLSFDVADDLSVSLYNLVPIEPNNLFRTKINEFWIHNPQRNKGPLAIFIERDGNRVGASALKLMDYVPKILQNL
- the LOC135159771 gene encoding uncharacterized protein LOC135159771 yields the protein MFFNICKNLSLTRIQQVGRILSSQTKEVIRSCDVCCYNKVLGGSINGVPLQRYYSIDSKEDPAPENTLPPLAGNLIMVPGIFKTISSTFQLQRHLKRFDPSFEISEFIAASKQAVETVSHLLSKENYEALEELVTPDVIQQLRQKICTLAPAQKDLIAVRKEDIYGQFPYTVQMLYEGEGDNKKAYAEILVVYYSLRGLKELIEKNINPPLQMGLMPEYRDKIFLLNYRFIKDFTNGTDEPWIVNLCNQVMLLAYK